A section of the Centropristis striata isolate RG_2023a ecotype Rhode Island chromosome 7, C.striata_1.0, whole genome shotgun sequence genome encodes:
- the p2rx2 gene encoding P2X purinoceptor 2: MCNIFHKFTMGLRHFLKDYFLGFWDYETPKVMVVKNRTLGVIYRGVQFLVITYFIWYVFISQKAYQETETRPESSVYTLMKGTAVHGDDILDTVEYARPSEGGDVISTILRREVTHDQKQGTCAEYFKVANANCTKDSDCVKGAVDFNGHGRRTGRCIQYYNHTFKTCEIQTWCPIEEYAVVREPALVEAINFTVFIRNSIHFPRFKVLRGNIKDASNKRDMQRYLNKCHYHEEKEPYCPNFRLGYIASHARENFSELCRTGGVIGVFINWKCNLDLDPSHCKPKYSFRRLDLRKDQASSGYYYRFAKYYSKDGVESRTLIKAFGMRLDVIVHGQAGKFSPIPTIISTVTALTSVGICTIICDWIMLTFIDKNEVYSDRKFDEVIKEPTVPKVTTSTELSFIHSYGSNHSDLSEGVPL, encoded by the exons ATGTGTAACATATTTCACAAGTTCACCATGGGGCTGCGGCACTTTTTAAAGGACTATTTTCTTGGTTTTTGGGACTATGAGACACCAAAGGTGATGGTGGTTAAAAACAGAACTCTTGGAGTCATTTACAGAGGCGTTCAGTTTCTTGTGATCACCTATTTCAtctg GTATGTCTTCATAAGTCAGAAAGCCTACCAAGAGACCGAAACCCGCCCAGAGAGCTCAGTTTACACACTCATGAAAGGCACAGCAGTTCATGGAGATGATATTTTGGACACTGTGGAGTACGCAAGACCCTCTGAG GGCGGTGATGTGATTAGTACGATATTGAGGCGAGAAGTGACCCATGATCAGAAGCAAGGAACCTGTGCAGAG TATTTCAAAGTTGCCAATGCCAACTGTACGAAAGACTCTGACTGTGTCAAGGGAGCAGTTGACTTTAATGGCCAtg GCAGAAGGACCGGCAGATGTATTCAGTACTACAACCACACCTTCAAAACCTGTGAGATCCAAACCTGGTGTCCCATTGAGGAATACGCTGTAGTACG AGAACCAGCACTAGTGGAGGCCATCAATTTCACAGTGTTCATCAGGAACTCTATCCACTTCCCCAGATTTAAAGTGCTGAG GGGAAATATCAAAGATGCTTCAAACAAACGTGACATGCAGAGATACCTCAATAAATGTCATTATCATGAGGAGAAGGAGCCCTACTGTCCAAACTTCCGTCTGGGCTACATCGCAAGTCACGCCAGGGAGAATTTCAGCGAGCTCTGCAGGACT GGGGGAGTGATAGGAGTTTTCATCAACTGGAAGTGCAACCTGGACCTGGATCCTTCACACTGTAAACCTAAATATTCTTTCCGTCGTCTTGACCTCCGAAAAGATCAGGCCAGCTCTGGCTACTATTATAG GTTTGCCAAATATTACAGTAAGGATGGAGTAGAGTCCCGGACGCTCATCAAGGCCTTCGGAATGCGTCTGGATGTCATAGTTCATGGACAA GCTGGTAAATTCAGTCCCATCCCAACCATCATCAGCACGGTGACCGCCCTGACATCAGTTGGGATT TGTACCATTATCTGTGACTGGATTATGCTGACATTTATTGACAAGAATGAAGTCTACAGTGATAGAAAATTTGATGAG GTTATCAAGGAGCCCACGGTGCCCAAGGTGACCACTTCCACAGAGCTCAGCTTCATCCACAGCTACGGCTCAAACCATTCAGACCTGTCAGAAGGCGTGCCGCTGTAA
- the pes gene encoding pescadillo, whose protein sequence is MGGLQKKKFERGSATNYITRNKARKKLQLSLPDFRRLCILKGIYPHEPKHKKKVNKGSTAPRTFYLLKDIRFLLHEPIVGKFRDYKVFVRKLKKAYGKTNYSAVEKLKDNKPTYKLDHIIKERYPSFIDALRDIDDALCMCFLFSTFARTGKCHVQTIQLCRRLTVEWMNYVIASRSLKKVFLSIKGIYYQAEVMGQLITWLVPYQFSHDHPTDVDYRVMATFTEMYTTLLGFVNFRLYHSLNLVYPPKLDVKAEAGLKEEDDEDYAMNSESYLEKLSALSTSLARVVSTAEEEEAQLDQFPVEGEDMETMEAREKEQKQQEAQKKLFEGLKFYLNREVPRESMAFLIRCFGGEVSWDKSVSIGSTYDVTEESITHHIVDRPEVGKQYINRYYIQPQWVYDCVNAKIILPVEDYFLGVTLPPHLSPFVEEKDGDYVPPEKLKIMALQRGEKPANEQAEEDEEEEEDDEEEEEDDNEAGDDDDDADEEEEAEEKSLKKMEEQRSQGKSLSVKVTAGKVKVENPARLEQEEKAEEKRLAIMMMKKKEKYLYDKIMFGKKRKIREANKLTAKRKAHDDAEKSKKKKVKK, encoded by the exons atgggagGTCTTCAAAAGAAAAAG TTCGAGAGGGGCTCTGCCACCAACTACATCACCAGAAACAAAGCTCGCAAGAAGTTACAGCTAAGCCTCCCAGACTTCAG GCGACTGTGCATCCTTAAAGGCATCTACCCTCATGAGCCCAAGCACAAGAAGAAGGTAAACAAGGGATCAACCGCCCCGAGGACCTTCTACCTGCTCAAAGACATCCGCTTTCTGCTGCATGAGCCGATCGTTGGCAAGTTCAGAGACTACAAG GTATTTGTACGCAAACTTAAGAAGGCTTatggaaaaacaaattattCTGCTGTTGAGAAACTGAAAGACAACAAGCCGACCTATAAATTGGACCACATCATCAAAGAAAG GTACCCCTCCTTCATTGATGCACTCCGTGACATCGACGATGCCCTCTGCATGTGCTTCCTCTTCTCCACCTTCGCCCGAACGGGAAAATGCCACGTACAGACAATCCAGCTGTGCCGACGCCTCACTGTGGAGTGGATGAACTATGTGATTGCTTCCCGTTCTCTCAAAAAG GTTTTCCTCTCCATCAAGGGAATATATTACCAAGCTGAGGTGATGGGACAGCTCATTACATGGCTGGTGCCGTATCAGTTCTCCCATGAT CACCCAACAGATGTCGACTACAGAGTAATGGCAACTTTCACAGAGATGTACACCACTCTGCTGGGCTTTGTCAACTTCAGACTGTACCATTCCCTCAACCTGGTCTACCCACCAAAG CTGGATGTTAAAGCAGAGGCGGGGCTGAAGGAAGAGGATGATGAAGACTATGCCATGAATTCAGAAAGCTACCTTGAG AAACTGTCAGCTCTGAGTACCAGTTTGGCACGGGTGGTTTCcactgcagaggaggaggaggcccagCTCGACCAATTTCCTGTTGAAGGG GAGGACATGGAAACGATGGAGGCCAGGGAAAAGGAACAGAAACAGCAGGAAGCTCAGAAAAAGCTTTTTGAGGGACTCAAGTTCTACCTCAACAGAGAGGTGCCCAGAGAGTCTATGGCGTTTCTCATCAG GTGTTTTGGTGGCGAGGTGTCCTGGGACAAGTCTGTTTCCATCGGCAGCACATACGACGTGACAGAGGAGAGCATCACGCATCACATTGTTGACAGACCAGAGGTCGGCAAACAGTACATCAACag GTATTACATCCAGCCCCAGTGGGTGTACGATTGTGTCAATGCCAAAATCATCCTGCCTGTGGAGGACTACTTCCTGGGAGTGACTCTGCCCCCCCACCTCTCTCCCTTCGTGGAAGAGAAGGACGGAGACTACGTGCCCCCCGAAAAACTGAAGATCATGGCCTTACAGCGGGGAGAAAAACCTG CTAACGAACAGGCGGAAGAagatgaggaagaagaggaagacgatgaggaagaggaggaagatgacAACGAAGcgggagatgatgatgatgatgctgatgaagaagaagaggcagAAGAGAAGAGTCTGAAGAAGATGGAAGAACAAAGATCCCAGGGCAAG TCGCTGTCAGTCAAAGTGACGGCCGGCAAAGTGAAGGTCGAAAACCCTGCACGcttggagcaggaggagaaagcCGAGGAGAAACGTCTGGCCATCATGATgatgaagaaaaaggaaaagtaccTCTACGACAAGATCATGTtcggaaaaaagagaaaaatcagaGAG GCTAACAAGCTGACTGCCAAGAGGAAGGCCCATGATGAtgctgaaaaatcaaagaagaaaaaggtCAAAAAGTAA